One Lytechinus variegatus isolate NC3 chromosome 14, Lvar_3.0, whole genome shotgun sequence genomic region harbors:
- the LOC121427545 gene encoding uncharacterized protein LOC121427545, with product MEKEMDSSSVKIRAVASIIVAIIIAIGVIISAVILSRGDYGGMANQCITVGGRDQEKAMESSMAMNIEMMDSGREVGKQMMRYNYDSNTILVETANISGFSRANVVIDYDRAIVMIEVQGVCLASSLHGDMMNMADRITGYMRTDQEVIDIASVRIVNLNYERIGVIPAGYVTLSNGPIIRGLCAGDESYWTEQTGMTDQGGRKRRSASGSVRICIFGFCFNISF from the exons ATGGAAAAGGAGATGGATTCTTCATCG GTCAAGATTCGTGCTGTAGCATCGATTATTGTTGCTATCATTATCGCCATTGGCGTAATCATCTCAGCGGTCATCCTTTCTCGTGGAGATTATGGGGGTATGGCGAATCAGTGCATAACAGTTGGAGGGAGAGATCAAGAGAAAGCAATGGAAAGCAGTATG gCAATGAACatagaaatgatggatagtGGCAGGGAGGTTGGCAAACAGATGATGCGATACAACTACGACTCTAATACAATTCTTGTAGAAACGGCTAATATCAGTGGTTTCAGTCGGGCTAACGTCGTCATCGACTATGACAGG GCCATAGTAATGATTGAAGTACAAGGTGTATGTTTGGCTTCATCACTGCATGGAGATATGATGAACATGGCAGATAGAATCACTGGTTATATGAGAACAGATCAAGAG GTAATCGATATAGCTTCAGTACGCATCGTAAATCTAAACTATGAACGAATAGGTGTCATCCCAGCCGGTTACGTCACTCTTTCAAATGGACCAATCATACGAGGGTTATGTGCAGGAGATGAATCTTATTGGACCGAACAAACTGGAATGACTGACCAAGGCGGGCGGAAGAGACGATCGGCATCGGGTTCAGTACGAATATGCATATTTGGATTTTGCTTCAATATTTCCTTTTAG